Below is a window of Brachyspira hampsonii DNA.
TTTTATATACTTATGCATTTCATTAAACATTATTACTACCTCTTATAAAATAAGATTTACATAAAGTATATATTTTATGTAAATAATTGTAAACAAAATATATTAAAAAATTAATTCTTCATTTTCTTCTTCTAATATATAATTTGTTATAATTACAATCTCATCTTTATTATCAAGAAGGCATTCAGAATTAGGGTTTAAAATAATATCATTGTATCTTTTTATACCGATTATAATTATTTTTTTCTTTAATAAGGTAAAATAAATATCTTTGAAGCTTTTTGATTCATTAAAATAATCAGAATATGGAGATATTATAATATCTTTTCCATTTCTGCTTAAAAGCCCATAGAAAACATATAATATGTTTGAGCTTATAGAAGCCTGAGCCATAAGCATACCTATAAGTTTACCGCTTACTATAAAGTCTCTTACATCATCTGAATATATTAAATTTCTTTTTTGTATAGAGTTTAATAATGATAATATTGCTATATTTAATTTTTCTTTTTTTATTATTTCTCTTATAATCAAAAGTATATTAATGCTTTTTACATCTGTGATATTATCCTCTGATATTAATACTATTTTTGTTGTGTTTTCTTTTTTTAATTTTTCAAGCATGAATTTATATTTATTTTTTTGAGATTTTATCAAATCATAACTTAACATAACTATATTGTTATTTTCTATATACTCTGAAATTTCTTTTATTATTTCTGTATATCTTTTTTCTTCACATATTAACAGAATATTATTTTTATATTTAATAATATTCGGTTTTATATCAGGATATTCTTTTATAGGAGCATCATAATTATTTTTTGATAGTATTACTAATCTATTTTCTTTTTTTATTATATAATCATAACTTGGTATTAAAAGCTGACTTCTGTCTTCTTTTGTAATTCCAAGCAATATCATTCCATTATCAAAATATTTTAAAGCGGCATCTTCAAATTTACAATTATCAAAATCATGATCATATTCTATATAAAATACATTTCCGTCATTGGAAAATAAATCTTCATAAACATTGCTAAGTCCTGTATAAATTATGCTTTGTGCTATGAGTTTATAAAGAATTTCGTATTTATAAATTACATGAATAACAAAGCTTTTATTTTCTATTGATTTTATTATTTCAATAGTATCTTCTTCATGAACCAATACGCATATATTAATTTTATTATCAATTTTATTTTCTTCTATTTCTTCTATAATTTTTTTTAAAGCCAATAGTATATTGAGAGATTCTGTATCATCATTATTGATTATTGATATGCTTGATGATTTTGATATATTCAATAGCTTTATATTTTCTATTCTGCTTGTATTTCCTTCTCTTATTATGATATTTGTTTTTTTATATCCTTTTATAAATGAAACTCTTTTTCTTATAATATCAACATTATGTTCAGATAGTATTACAATAGTTTTTACTTTAGCTTTAATAAATTCTTCTACTATAGTGAGAGCTTCTTCTCCGTATCCTAAAATAATAGCATGATTTTTTTCCATTATGAAGGCATTACCTTTACTAAGA
It encodes the following:
- a CDS encoding CASTOR/POLLUX-related putative ion channel, which encodes MIKDISNYIKYRIDRMLNKGLFYQLMLLVFAIIILLLIVSIFIIVFFHYPPKDAFWDSLMQFIDTGNISSVEGNTGIVITFLMVTFVGVCGWGSLIAMINKALQDRINNLSKGNAFIMEKNHAIILGYGEEALTIVEEFIKAKVKTIVILSEHNVDIIRKRVSFIKGYKKTNIIIREGNTSRIENIKLLNISKSSSISIINNDDTESLNILLALKKIIEEIEENKIDNKINICVLVHEEDTIEIIKSIENKSFVIHVIYKYEILYKLIAQSIIYTGLSNVYEDLFSNDGNVFYIEYDHDFDNCKFEDAALKYFDNGMILLGITKEDRSQLLIPSYDYIIKKENRLVILSKNNYDAPIKEYPDIKPNIIKYKNNILLICEEKRYTEIIKEISEYIENNNIVMLSYDLIKSQKNKYKFMLEKLKKENTTKIVLISEDNITDVKSINILLIIREIIKKEKLNIAILSLLNSIQKRNLIYSDDVRDFIVSGKLIGMLMAQASISSNILYVFYGLLSRNGKDIIISPYSDYFNESKSFKDIYFTLLKKKIIIIGIKRYNDIILNPNSECLLDNKDEIVIITNYILEEENEELIF